From Camelina sativa cultivar DH55 chromosome 7, Cs, whole genome shotgun sequence, one genomic window encodes:
- the LOC104700783 gene encoding uncharacterized protein LOC104700783 — translation MTQMSPNKGKAPLDRTETVRIATSVLARRIQQFSMTLIGRLMNPSIQRMESLLVNFPKIWKLEDKVVGDDLGQGLFQFNFEAEEEIQSVLLNGPYNFDGWMVSLVKWETIISSTYPSAINFWVKVTGIPMHLWEDATLRAIAKKVGILREIDEESRSFCVTVNGFNPLLFKLVVPFASGDEIIVSLEYEKLSDYCDHCYRLTHEMRGCPDLQKGSGEQAVEHQTDKRSGQRQHLQAKQGFYHNEGGWEKPRKFVKRALDFHNQDPSDGDLGHVNSRHHERFNGSVWGQKKQFTAGDSSGFGGQRGSHVLNGDFLGHAPSINLNRKGLGPVWPKPLYKAKQSVTEKRLQEEDNEEQMASKSQFGSVSGDVNHDGLVKDPVDPDFMVETDDLLEDGECPEGGNSVLVEADLGKEVEPILGKGTELQTTKDDIPSGAGNKHKGIERQDNVSQRGRSSEGGRQVKKGMVALPKPPAQREDPELELSGHWGGPDRELFGRFVEEISTRHFIFIRNEKMFFIFTKFSK, via the exons ATGACTCAAATGTCGCCTAACAAAGGCAAAGCTCCGTTGGATCGTACTGAAACGGTGAGGATTGCTACTTCTGTTCTGGCTCGGAGGATCCAACAGTTCTCGATGACTCTTATTGGGCGTTTGATGAATCCGAGTATTCAGAGAATGGAGTCTTTGTTAGTTAACTTTCCTAAGATTTGGAAGCTGGAGGACAAGGTGGTGGGTGATGATTTGGGGCAGGGTCTTTTCCAGTTTAATTTTGAAGCAGAGGAGGAGATTCAGTCGGTTTTGCTGAACGGGCCATATAACTTCGATGGGTGGATGGTTTCTTTGGTGAAGTGGGAGACGATTATCTCATCAACTTATCCTTCTGCTATTAACTTTTGGGTGAAGGTTACTGGTATTCCTATGCATCTTTGGGAGGATGCAACTTTAAGAGCAATAGCTAAGAAGGTTGGTATACTTAGGGAAATTGATGAGGAGTCTAGGAGCTTCTGTGTGACTGTTAATGGTTTCAATCCTCTTCTCTTCAAGCTGGTTGTTCCCTTTGCTTCTGGAGATGAGATTATTGTTTCTCTTGAGTATGAGAAACTTTCGGATTACTGTGACCATTGTTATCGCCTTACTCATGAGATGAGAGGGTGTCCAGACTTGCAAAAGGGGTCCGGTGAGCAGGCTGTGGAGCATCAGACGGATAAGAGGAGTGGTCAGAGACAACATTTACAAGCTAAACAAGGGTTTTATCACAATGAAGGTGGTTGGGAGAAACCAAGAAAGTTTGTTAAGAGGGCTCTGGATTTTCACAATCAGGATCCTAGTGATGGTGATTTGGGTCATGTTAACTCTCGACATCATGAGAGATTTAATGGTTCGGTTTGGGGCCAGAAGAAACAGTTCACTGCTGGTGATTCCAGTGGTTTTGGTGGGCAGCGAGGTTCTCATGTGCTGAATGGTGACTTTCTGGGGCATGCTCCCTCTATTAATCTCAATCGAAAGGGTTTGGGACCGGTGTGGCCTAAGCCTTTGTACAAAGCTAAACAGAGTGTCACTGAGAAGCGGTTACAGGAGGAGGATAATGAGGAGCAAATGGCTTCAAAGTCgcagtttggttcggtttctgGAGATGTCAATCATGACGGCTTGGTGAAGGATCCGGTGGATCCAGATTTTATGGTGGAGACTGATGATTTGTTGGAGGATGGCGAGTGCCCGGAGGGTGGTAATTCCGTTTTGGTCGAGGCTGATTTGGGTAAGGAGGTTGAGCCTATTTTGGGAAAGGGGACTGAACTACAAACGACCAAGGATGATATTCCGTCAG GTGCAGGGAACAAACATAAGGGGATAGAGAGACAGGACAATGTTTCCCAGCGTGGAAGATCATCAGAAGGTGGTCGTCAAGTCAAGAAAGGGATGGTGGCGCTCCCGAAACCACCGGCGCAACGTGAAGATcctgagttggaactgtcagggcattggggCGGACCTGACAGAGAATTATTTGGGAGATTTGTGGAAGAAATATCGAccagacattttatttttatcagaaacgaaaaaatgtttttcatatttacaaaattttcaaaataa